In Spirosoma pollinicola, the genomic window TTGATATTGGGTCGGATCGGAAGCCGGTTGGTGCCGATGGTCGTCGGGTAGGTTCAGGAAGTTATATGTGGTATTCGCCGGTGGCCATTGTGCGGTATTCGGTGAGTGATGCCGTGAAACTGGCTGGTCGGGTTGAGTATTATGACGATAAAAGCGGAGTTATCATTGCTACGGGCACACCTGATGGATTTAAAACATGGGGGTACTCGCTCAATTTCGATTACTTTATTCTGCCCAACGCGGTCTTTAGAATCGAAGGAAAAGTATATGATAGCCGGGATGCTATCTTCGAATCAAAGACCAATCCAAGTAAAACAAACACCTCACTGACGACGAGTTTGGCGGTAAGTTTTTAAATATTCTAACACAGAGATTTTGGGACACAGAGATTCACTGAGACGCACGGAGATACACAGAGATTTAATAAAAAACTTTTCTGTGTATCTCCGTGCGTCTCAGTGAATCTCTGTGGCAAAAAAAAACACCATGAACCCGAACGACCAGAACGCCGAGCATTTTCTGAACCTTCTCCGCCAGTCCCGGCGGGGGAAGTTCAAGGTTTATATTGGGATGAGTGCAGGCGTGGGTAAATCATACCGGATGTTGCAGGAAGCGCATGCGTTGCTACGGGCTGGAATCGACGTAAAAATCGGATTCATCGAAACGCACAACCGAGCCGAAACACAGTCACTTATTGCGGGACTTCCCATCATTCCACGCCGTACGTTGTTTTATAAAGGGCGCGAACTGGATGAACTGGACTTACAGGCCGTCGTCAACCTGCATCCCGAACTGGTCATTGTTGATGAACTGGCGCATACCAACATTCCCGGCTCGAAAAACGAGAAACGCTGGCAGGATGTCGTCGAGATCCTGGAAGCTGGTATCAATGTCATTAGCGCCGTGAACATTCAGCATATCGAAAGCCTGTACTCGTCGGTTCGCGGCATTACGGGCATCGACGTGACCGAGCGGGTACCCGACCGGATTTTGCAAATGGCCGATGAGGTGGTAAACATCGACCTGACCGCCGACGAACTGATTACCCGGCTCAAAGACGGAAAAATTTATGATCGGGCGAAGGTGCAAACCGCGCTGAGTAATTTCTTTCAGCCCGAAAAGATTCTGCAGCTGCGCGAACTGGCGCTACGTGAGGTAGCCACGGCCGTTGAGCGCAAGATTGAAACGTCGGTACCATCCAATTTGAAGGCCAAGCCGGAGCGGTTTATGGCGGCTATCAGTTCCAATCATGAGATTGCCCGGCACGTTATTCGCAAAACCGCCCGGCTGGCGGCTTATTATAACTCGCGCTGGTTTGTGCTGTATGTGCAAACACCCTCCGAAAGCTCTGACCGTATTAAACTCGATCTGCAACGCCATTTAATTAACAATCTCAAACTGGCAACCGAACTTGGCGCAGAGGTTATTCAGGTGAAAGACCGTAACATTGTTAACAGCATCATGGCCGAAGTTGAGAAACGAAACGTGACAACGGTCTGCATTGGAAAGCCGCACCTTACACTCATTCAAATCATCTTGAGAACCAATGCCTTCAATCAGCTTCTCACCAAACTGTCGGGGTCCAATACCGACCTGATTATACTATCCTAATGGAAAACAGATCATTATGATTTTTATGAGCAAAAATGATTGTTCGTAAGCGGCTCTAAAAAGATCATTCCTGATCATAAAAATCATAATGATCCGTGTTCCCTTCAATGCCTACCACAGATGACTATCAAAAGCAAAATAGCAGCCGCTCTGGCCTTTATGTTCGCCATTGTTATAACCCTGGGCGGTTTGGGAGCATATTATCTGAATGAGCTATCCAACGATTCGCAGGCGATTTTGAAAGACAATTACATCTCGCTCGAATATGCCAGCAATATGCAAAAGGCATTGGCGATGATTACCAATCCAGTTGAGAAAGACCCGGAAGGTATACCCGAGTTTGATCGGAACCTGAAAAAACAGGAGGCTAATGTAACTGAAGTGGGCGAGAAGGAAGCCACCGTAAAACTGCGCCAGGAGTTTAGTCGATTACGAAGTGGCGCCAATGACCCGCTCGTCATTGCGCATGTCCAGCAGCAGCTCTTTACGCTCGATGACCTTAACCGACAAGCAATTGTCCGTAAGAACGAGGTGGCCAAGCAAACGGCTAAAGATGCTCTCTCATGGTTGGCTGTTGTTGGTACAGTGTGTTTTTTAGTCCTGTTTTCGTTCATAATCAACTTTCCAGGTTATGTAGCCAATCCCGTTCGCGAGCTAACGCGGGGTATCAAACAGGTCGCCAAACGAAATTTTGAAGAGCGATTGCATATTGATTCCAGCGATGAGTTCGGCGATTTAGCCCGATCCTTTAACTCAATGGCGCAAAAGCTGGACGAATATGAACACTCAAATCTGGCGCGGGTGCTGTTCGAAAAGCGCCGTATCGACACACTCATTCGGATTATGAGCGAAGGCATTGTGGGCATGGATGAGAACAAGCGCATTTTGTTTGCCAACCCGGTGGCCTGCCGGTTGCTGGGTGTTCAGGAGTCGCAATTGTTGGGGCAGTATGCGCCAGATGTAGCCGCGTCGAATGACCTGATGCGTACACTTATTCAGGATGTTATGACTGGAAACGCGACAGAGTCCGAACGAAATGGTTTCCTGAAAATATATGATCAGGGTGTGGATGAACCCGGTAAAGAAAGTTATTTCAACCGGCGGACGCATACCGTTGAGGTGACCCGAACCGGCGAAGAGCAACCTCAACTGGCGGGTTATGTGATGGTTCTGGAAAACATAACGCCCTACAAAGAGCTTGATCTGGCCAAAACCAACTTCATCGCTACCATATCGCACGAGCTTAAAACCCCGCTATCAAGCAGCAAAATGAGCCTTAAGTTATTGGAAGACAGTCGAGTAGGGGAGTTAAATGACGAACAAAAAGCGCTTCTTGCCAATGTTGGCGACGACATAAACCGGCTGCTTAATCTAACCGGCGAATTGCTCAACATGGCCCAGGTTGAATCGGGGCAGATTCAACTGAATATTCAACCCGTTGCTCCGGCCGACATTGTCAATTACGCTACGAATGCCCTTCGGGTAGCTGCCGAAAATAAACACATTTCACTGGCGGTAAAGGCTCCCGAAACGTTGACTGTTGTGCTTGCCGACCCCGACAAGGCATCCTGGGTACTGGTCAACTTTCTTTCCAATGCCATCCGGCACAGTCCTGCCGATGGTGTTATTGAGATAGAGGCCCGGCAAGTTGATGCATTCGTTGAATTTCGGGTGCGCGATCATGGCTCGGGTATCCGGCCCGAACACCAGAACAGGGTATTTGATCGCTATTTTAAAGCGCCCGGTATAACTGGAAATGGTAATGGATCTACACTTGGAGGAACAGGCCTTGGCCTGGCGATTTCGAGCGAATTTATTCAGAGTATGAATGGTCAAATTGGTCTGGATACGACCGTTACGGATGGAGCCGCTTTCTTTTTTCGACTGCCCATCGACCAGGAGTTGGTGAATACGCGTAGATAAGTTGGGGTAGGTGCTTATATGTTTTACCACCGATATTACCACCCCCAACCCCCTCCTAAAACAGGAGGGGGCTATGCAAAAGGGTATTTCAGTCTCGTCTCCAACTATATAAAACTATATAAAGAAGGGACTAGGACAAGAATAACCCGTTACAAAGCCCCCTCCTGTTTTAGGAGGGGGTTGGGGGTGGTCGGGCCGGTAAATGGCTGGTTATTAAAACTTACTTTATAGCAGAAGATGAATCGAATCAGTACAGTCGCCTTTGTTTGTTTATTCCTGAGTTTGATCATCCCGACTCATAGCCACAGCCAATCGGTTAACTGGAAAAAAGTGAAGGTGCTGGTTTTTACCAAAAATGGCAAAGGCTACGTTCACGATAATATTCCCAATGCCGTTCTGTGCATTCAAAAGCTTGGTAAGGAAAATGGGTTCTCCGTCGATGTGTCCGACCAGCCAGTTGTCTTTTCTGAAGATAATCTGAAAAAGTACACCCTTCTTGTTTTTCCCAGTACTAACAACGACGTGTTCGATACTGATGCCCAGCGGCTGGCTTTCCGGCGGTATATTGAAGCGGGAGGTGGATTTGTTGGTATCCATTCGGTAATGGGTACGGAGCGAAACTGGACCTGGTTCAAGCGCATGATCGGTGGTACATTTGCCTGGCACCCTAAATTTCAGAAATTTACGGTTGAGGTGATCGACACCAAAAACACGTCGATGCAGGGCTTGCCCAAGGTCTGGCAAAAGGAAGATGAGTTTTACTTTACGAAGGATATGTCGCCCGGACCGACGGTGATTATGGCCAATGATTTGACCACGCTCAACGACGAGCCCGAGAAAGTGAAACAGTTCGAAGGTTCCTATACAAAGCTGTACCCATCGGCCTGGTATTATAATTTCGATGGCGGCTATACCTGGTGTACAACCCTCGGCCATGCCAAAACAGATTACGAAAGCGACGCTACGTTTATCAAACACATCTTTCAGGGCATCCGTTACGTAGCCGGGCAGGTCACGAAAATCGACTATAACAAAGCCTACGCCGATTCAAGGGATACACCCATCCGGTGAGTTCATGGCCGTAAGTACGCAAATGGATAATGAACTGAGCGGGTGGCCATTCTACACTGTACATTTATTTAGGTACCTACTGTAACAAATCGTTTGTTTTTCGTACTAATGGATCAAAAACCAGACTGTACCATGCAAACACGTATAAATACACTGAAGTGGGCTTCCTGTCAATATGCTCACCAACCCCTCGACCAGCTAACGGATGAGCAACTACTTGTTCGGCGGACCAAAAATCGGCAGGCGCTCGGTGTTGTCGCTATGTTCATGGCATTAATGGTTGTGATGGCCTTTGTACTGGACGGGTATCTGGTAGCAGCCTGCACATCGGTTATGATTCCTGCCCTCGACGATTACGAGAAGAAACGAAAAGCCATCAAGAGAGAATCGCGCAAACGAAACCTACGTTGACGCTACAGGACGAGTTTATCGAACAGATACAAAAACACCAGGCGTTACTCAACAAACTGGTGTTTCTGTATGCTGATCAGACCGAAGACCGGCACGACCTGCATCAGGAGATTTTACTACAGGCCTGGCGGTCGTATCCTACTTTTCGGGGAGAGGCCAAATTCTCGACCTGGCTCTACCGGGTTGGCTTAAATGTGTCTTTGACCAAACTCAATGATAAAAAACAGCAACTGTCTGCTGAACTGGAGGATACTATTCAGAGTCCGCCAGCTTCGTTTGAGTCCGATGATCACCTTCGGCACATACTCCAGCAGTTTAACACACTGGATAGAACCCTGCTTGTGATGAGTATGGACGGTTATACAAACGACGAAATCGCGGAGACACTAGGCATCAGATCAGGCAATGTACGCACGAAACTGCATCGACTCCGCCAAAAAATAGAGACACTATGGGTCTGACTGATCGCTGGGAAAATATGAATTGGCAAATGTCGGAGTTTTCGTATGCGAAAGCCGATTTGCTGACCGAACTTAAAAAACAATCGAAAAGCGATATTGCCAAACTGCTGAATGTCTATAAGCGGCAGTTTGCAGGGATGTTAGTGTTGACAGTTGTCACGCCCCTGTTTGCCTTGTTAAAACCGAACGACTTGGAATACGTAGTATCAATTGGCATTGTCTGGTCATACTGCCTGATCCTGAGTGTGTTCTTGACTATCAAATTCATTCGCTTTAAACTGCCGGACCTCTCACTCCGAACATCCAATGCCATTCGAGCATCGCTCGTATTTGTGCGTGAAGTCAACTCATTTCAAGGTGATTTTATCGCTCTTTATGCGCCTATTTTGTTTTTAGGTAGCCTGCTGGCTATACTTACCTACGGTGGGAAACGGTTGTCAATCATTTTTTCAGATCCCTTTTCAATAATGGTTATCGTTGTCTCAACCCTGTTGATTATCTGGGCAGCTAAGATCATGAAACGGTTTCTGATTAGTGGCCGCTGTATAACAATGATTGCGAAACTGGAGGAATATCTGCAACTACTGGAACAACCCTGATCTCGAAAAATTTAAGCTATACTCTCCTGGAGCCGCTGGTGAGTGTTGGTTAGTTAGACTATTTGAAAATTGTTGGTAACCATTGATTATCAAGGTAGTGATTACTAGTTAGTCAAACATAACTTACTAATCGACAGGTAAATAAACAGATGCCGGGATTAGTTTTATGCCTTTGGTCGCTTACTGCTTATAGAAATAGAAATTTACCTAGAAGTTACGCTCGCACATGAACAATTACATCCGGTCCGGATTTATGGTGGCAATCTTCCTGACTGTATCCGGGAAGCTATTTAGCCAATCGACTACTATGCCAGAGGTTGCTACAGAAACCATTATTGCGCCGAACGCCACACTTCAGAAAATTTCCAGCCAGTTTAAATTTACCGAAGGCCCGGCCGCCGATAAAACCGGAGCCGTTTACTTTACAGACCAGCCTAACGATAAAATCTGGAAGTATGATGTTGATGGCAAGCTGTCACTTTATATGGACAAAACGGGCCGCTCCAACGGCATGTATTTCGACAAAAAAGGAAATCTGATTACCTGCGCCGACGAAAAAAACGAGATATGGTCTATTAGCCCGGATAAAAAAATTACCGTTCTGTTTACCGATTTTCAAGGGCACAAGGTAAATGGTCCCAATGATTTGTGGATTTCTCCTAAGGGTGATATCTACTTCACCGACCCGTATTACCAGCGCGATTACTGGGAGCGGAAAGCTCCGGAAATCGACGGACAGAAGGTCTATTTTCTGGCTAAAGGTAAAAAAGAGGCAGTCATCGTTGATGCCGACTTAAAGCAACCCAACGGTATTGTTGGCACGCCCGATGGGAAGCACCTGTTTGTTGCCGACATTCGGGATAACAAGACGTACAAATACGACATACAGGCCGACGGCAGCCTGAAAAACCGCCAGCTTTACGTGAGCCAGGGCTCTGATGGTATGACGCTTGATGACAAGGGCAACCTCTACCTGACAGGTAAGGGTGTTACAGTATACGGCCCGGATCGGGTAAAAATTGAGACGATTCCGGTGCCTGCCGGTTGGGTTGGCAATATCTGTTTTGGTGGAAAAGACCGTAGTATGCTGTTTATTACGGCATCGGATTCGGTCTTTACGCTTCAAACGAAAGTAAAAGGGGCGAAATAAAGGTAAGTTTCTGACGCGCTGGCGCGGACATTCGCCCGTGCCTTTGTATGAGCGCGAGTATAGACTCGCTGTATTATCGGGATCGCCGGATGCCCGCTCGCTTACACAAATGAGCGTCACTGTAACTCTATCACTCCACAAACGGTTGTTCATGCGTATCCAACCGTTACGCTGTTGAAAAAAGTCGCGCCTATTTTTCTGCTCCTGAAACAAGCTTTCACCAGTTTGCAGGCTAATGACCCTGTCCGGATGGCCGGAGCAACGGCATTCTTTTCATTCTTTGCCCTGCCGCCCATTGTTATTATTCTGAGCAACGTACTCAGTCTATTGTTCAATGACCACTATCAGCGCGTGAGCGGTCAATTGTTCGATGAACTGGCTGATCTGTTCGGACCTAAAAGTGCGAATCAGCTGGAAGATATTTCACATCGCCTTCAACTTCCCAAGCCAGGCATTGCCCTCACAATACTCAGTTTTGTTTTGTTGTTTGTGGCCTCAACTACCTTATTTGCCATTCTCAAAAACTCGCTCAACCAACTCTGGAATGTTAAGAAAAAGGCAGGAGGAAATTTTCTGGCCATCGTAACCGACAAGCTGATTGCTCTGGCTATTATTCTGGGTTCCGGCTTGCTATTCAGTTCGTTCTTAGCGTTTGAGCAGTTGATGGTTCAGGTAAGTAATCGTCTGTCTATCGGTTCGTTGACGT contains:
- a CDS encoding sensor protein KdpD, with the protein product MNPNDQNAEHFLNLLRQSRRGKFKVYIGMSAGVGKSYRMLQEAHALLRAGIDVKIGFIETHNRAETQSLIAGLPIIPRRTLFYKGRELDELDLQAVVNLHPELVIVDELAHTNIPGSKNEKRWQDVVEILEAGINVISAVNIQHIESLYSSVRGITGIDVTERVPDRILQMADEVVNIDLTADELITRLKDGKIYDRAKVQTALSNFFQPEKILQLRELALREVATAVERKIETSVPSNLKAKPERFMAAISSNHEIARHVIRKTARLAAYYNSRWFVLYVQTPSESSDRIKLDLQRHLINNLKLATELGAEVIQVKDRNIVNSIMAEVEKRNVTTVCIGKPHLTLIQIILRTNAFNQLLTKLSGSNTDLIILS
- a CDS encoding sensor histidine kinase; translation: MTIKSKIAAALAFMFAIVITLGGLGAYYLNELSNDSQAILKDNYISLEYASNMQKALAMITNPVEKDPEGIPEFDRNLKKQEANVTEVGEKEATVKLRQEFSRLRSGANDPLVIAHVQQQLFTLDDLNRQAIVRKNEVAKQTAKDALSWLAVVGTVCFLVLFSFIINFPGYVANPVRELTRGIKQVAKRNFEERLHIDSSDEFGDLARSFNSMAQKLDEYEHSNLARVLFEKRRIDTLIRIMSEGIVGMDENKRILFANPVACRLLGVQESQLLGQYAPDVAASNDLMRTLIQDVMTGNATESERNGFLKIYDQGVDEPGKESYFNRRTHTVEVTRTGEEQPQLAGYVMVLENITPYKELDLAKTNFIATISHELKTPLSSSKMSLKLLEDSRVGELNDEQKALLANVGDDINRLLNLTGELLNMAQVESGQIQLNIQPVAPADIVNYATNALRVAAENKHISLAVKAPETLTVVLADPDKASWVLVNFLSNAIRHSPADGVIEIEARQVDAFVEFRVRDHGSGIRPEHQNRVFDRYFKAPGITGNGNGSTLGGTGLGLAISSEFIQSMNGQIGLDTTVTDGAAFFFRLPIDQELVNTRR
- a CDS encoding ThuA domain-containing protein, which translates into the protein MNRISTVAFVCLFLSLIIPTHSHSQSVNWKKVKVLVFTKNGKGYVHDNIPNAVLCIQKLGKENGFSVDVSDQPVVFSEDNLKKYTLLVFPSTNNDVFDTDAQRLAFRRYIEAGGGFVGIHSVMGTERNWTWFKRMIGGTFAWHPKFQKFTVEVIDTKNTSMQGLPKVWQKEDEFYFTKDMSPGPTVIMANDLTTLNDEPEKVKQFEGSYTKLYPSAWYYNFDGGYTWCTTLGHAKTDYESDATFIKHIFQGIRYVAGQVTKIDYNKAYADSRDTPIR
- a CDS encoding RNA polymerase sigma factor — its product is MTLQDEFIEQIQKHQALLNKLVFLYADQTEDRHDLHQEILLQAWRSYPTFRGEAKFSTWLYRVGLNVSLTKLNDKKQQLSAELEDTIQSPPASFESDDHLRHILQQFNTLDRTLLVMSMDGYTNDEIAETLGIRSGNVRTKLHRLRQKIETLWV
- a CDS encoding SMP-30/gluconolactonase/LRE family protein — translated: MNNYIRSGFMVAIFLTVSGKLFSQSTTMPEVATETIIAPNATLQKISSQFKFTEGPAADKTGAVYFTDQPNDKIWKYDVDGKLSLYMDKTGRSNGMYFDKKGNLITCADEKNEIWSISPDKKITVLFTDFQGHKVNGPNDLWISPKGDIYFTDPYYQRDYWERKAPEIDGQKVYFLAKGKKEAVIVDADLKQPNGIVGTPDGKHLFVADIRDNKTYKYDIQADGSLKNRQLYVSQGSDGMTLDDKGNLYLTGKGVTVYGPDRVKIETIPVPAGWVGNICFGGKDRSMLFITASDSVFTLQTKVKGAK
- a CDS encoding YihY/virulence factor BrkB family protein; its protein translation is MKKVAPIFLLLKQAFTSLQANDPVRMAGATAFFSFFALPPIVIILSNVLSLLFNDHYQRVSGQLFDELADLFGPKSANQLEDISHRLQLPKPGIALTILSFVLLFVASTTLFAILKNSLNQLWNVKKKAGGNFLAIVTDKLIALAIILGSGLLFSSFLAFEQLMVQVSNRLSIGSLTYYRGIAGLGHLLVSILIRTVWFAILFKFLPDVRTAWRAVWLGAFFTSCLFKLGEGVLNYLLINSQVGSLYGKAGAIILLLLFVFYASLMFYYGAAFTRQFSEWTHLAAEPNEGAIAYTITEIDPLETKEGE